The following are from one region of the Stenotrophomonas lactitubi genome:
- a CDS encoding bifunctional aspartate kinase/diaminopimelate decarboxylase, with the protein MSASPLVDRWIVLKFGGTSVSRRHRWDTIGKLAKKRAEETGSRVLVVVSALSGVTNELTAIADGAPDSRDRVAALVERHQGFLAELGLGAEVLAERLAALQGLLDDPRAPNRPLDWQAEVLGQGELLSSSLGAAYLRASGLDFGWMDARQWLDALPPQPNQSDWSQRLSVNCQWRADAEWAQRFRAQPTRLLITQGFISRHADGGTAILGRGGSDTSAAYFGALLGASRVEIWTDVPGMFSANPKDVPDARLLTRLDYYEAQEIATTGAKVLHPRSIKPCRDAGVPMAILDTERPELPGTSIDGNAAPVPGVKAISRRNGIVLVSMEGIGMWQQVGFLADVFGLFKKHGLSVDLIGSAETNVTVSLDPSENLVNTDVLAALSADLSQICKVKVIVPCAAITLVGLGMRSLLHKLSDVWATFGRERVHMISQSSNDLNLTFVIDEADADGLLPILHAELIDSGAMPVEETEVFGPRWREIAGTVRPRGTPWWRGQRAHLLQLADAGTPRYVYHLPTVRARARALAAIKPIDQRYYAIKANSHPAILQLLEAEGFGLECVSHGELKHVFQAIPELSPKRVLFTPSFCPRSEYEAAFALGVTVTVDNVEALQRWPDLFRNRELWLRVDLGRGEGHHAKVRTGGKESKFGLPIARVDEFVRAATELGTRVVGLHAHLGSGVETAQHWRLMCDELAGFARRIGSVQTIDIGGGLPIPYSDEDEPFDLDAWAEGLAEVKALHPAFRLAIEPGRFLVAESGVLLTHATQVVEKDGVRRVGLDAGMNTLMRPALYDAWHDIENLSRQGGYAEAAFDVVGPICESSDVFGKRRKLPVSTAPDDVMLIADAGAYGYVMSNTYNQRAMPREDVIE; encoded by the coding sequence ATGTCAGCTTCCCCCCTTGTCGATCGTTGGATCGTACTGAAGTTCGGCGGCACCTCGGTGTCGCGTCGCCACCGCTGGGACACGATCGGGAAGCTGGCGAAAAAACGGGCGGAAGAGACCGGATCGCGCGTGCTGGTGGTGGTTTCGGCACTGTCCGGGGTCACCAACGAACTGACCGCGATTGCCGATGGCGCGCCGGACAGCCGCGATCGCGTGGCGGCGCTGGTCGAACGCCACCAGGGCTTCCTGGCAGAACTGGGCCTGGGCGCCGAGGTGCTGGCCGAGCGCCTGGCCGCACTGCAGGGCCTGCTGGACGACCCGCGTGCGCCCAACCGTCCGCTGGACTGGCAGGCCGAAGTGCTGGGCCAGGGTGAACTGCTGTCTTCCAGCCTGGGCGCGGCCTACCTGCGCGCCAGCGGCCTGGATTTCGGCTGGATGGATGCGCGCCAGTGGCTGGACGCGCTGCCGCCGCAGCCGAACCAGAGCGACTGGTCGCAGCGCCTGTCGGTGAACTGCCAGTGGCGTGCCGATGCAGAATGGGCGCAGCGCTTCCGCGCGCAGCCCACGCGCCTGCTGATCACCCAGGGTTTCATCTCGCGTCATGCCGACGGTGGCACGGCCATTCTCGGCCGCGGCGGTTCGGATACCTCGGCGGCGTACTTCGGTGCGCTGCTCGGCGCCAGCCGCGTGGAGATCTGGACCGATGTACCGGGCATGTTCAGCGCCAACCCCAAGGACGTGCCGGACGCGCGCCTGCTGACCCGCCTGGATTATTACGAAGCGCAGGAAATCGCCACCACCGGTGCCAAGGTGCTGCACCCGCGCTCGATCAAGCCGTGCCGCGATGCCGGCGTGCCGATGGCGATCCTCGATACCGAGCGCCCGGAACTGCCGGGTACCAGCATCGACGGCAACGCCGCGCCGGTGCCGGGGGTGAAGGCGATCAGCCGCCGCAACGGCATCGTGCTGGTGTCGATGGAAGGCATCGGCATGTGGCAGCAGGTCGGCTTCCTCGCCGATGTGTTCGGCCTGTTCAAGAAGCACGGCCTGTCGGTGGACCTGATCGGTTCGGCCGAGACCAACGTCACCGTGTCGCTGGACCCGTCCGAGAACCTGGTCAACACCGATGTGCTGGCCGCGCTGTCGGCCGACCTGTCGCAGATCTGCAAGGTCAAGGTGATCGTGCCGTGCGCGGCGATCACTCTGGTCGGCCTGGGCATGCGCTCGCTGCTGCACAAGCTGTCGGACGTGTGGGCGACCTTCGGTCGTGAGCGCGTGCACATGATTTCGCAGTCGTCCAACGACCTGAACCTGACCTTCGTCATCGACGAGGCCGATGCTGACGGCCTGCTGCCGATCCTGCACGCCGAACTGATCGACAGCGGCGCGATGCCGGTGGAAGAGACCGAAGTGTTCGGCCCGCGCTGGCGCGAAATCGCCGGCACCGTGCGCCCGCGCGGTACGCCATGGTGGCGTGGCCAGCGAGCGCATCTGCTGCAGTTGGCCGATGCCGGCACCCCGCGCTACGTCTACCACCTGCCGACGGTACGGGCACGTGCCCGTGCGCTGGCGGCGATCAAGCCGATCGACCAGCGTTATTACGCGATCAAGGCCAACAGCCATCCGGCCATCCTGCAGCTGCTGGAAGCCGAAGGTTTCGGCCTGGAGTGCGTGTCGCACGGTGAGCTGAAGCATGTGTTCCAGGCCATTCCGGAACTGTCGCCCAAGCGCGTGCTGTTCACCCCCAGCTTCTGCCCGCGCAGCGAGTACGAAGCGGCGTTCGCGCTGGGCGTGACCGTCACTGTCGACAACGTCGAAGCCCTGCAGCGCTGGCCGGACCTGTTCCGCAACCGCGAGCTGTGGCTGCGCGTGGACCTGGGCCGTGGCGAAGGCCATCACGCCAAGGTCCGCACCGGTGGCAAGGAATCCAAGTTCGGCCTGCCGATCGCGCGCGTGGACGAGTTCGTGCGCGCGGCCACCGAGCTGGGCACCCGCGTGGTCGGCCTGCATGCGCACCTTGGCAGCGGCGTGGAAACCGCCCAGCACTGGCGCCTGATGTGCGATGAGCTGGCCGGTTTCGCGCGCCGTATCGGCAGCGTGCAGACCATCGACATCGGTGGTGGCCTGCCGATTCCGTACAGCGACGAAGACGAGCCGTTCGACCTGGATGCCTGGGCCGAGGGCCTGGCCGAGGTCAAGGCGCTGCATCCGGCGTTCCGCCTGGCGATCGAGCCGGGCCGCTTCCTGGTGGCCGAATCGGGCGTGCTGCTGACCCACGCCACCCAGGTGGTGGAAAAGGACGGCGTGCGCCGTGTCGGCCTGGATGCCGGCATGAACACGCTGATGCGCCCGGCCCTGTACGACGCCTGGCACGACATCGAGAACCTCAGCCGCCAAGGCGGTTACGCCGAAGCGGCGTTCGATGTGGTCGGCCCGATCTGCGAATCCAGCGATGTGTTCGGCAAGCGCCGCAAGCTGCCGGTGTCGACCGCGCCGGACGATGTGATGCTGATCGCCGACGCCGGTGCCTACGGCTATGTGATGTCCAACACCTACAACCAACGGGCGATGCCGCGCGAGGACGTGATCGAATGA